In Halothermothrix orenii H 168, the sequence TTATTATTTATTTAAATTAGAGTGTAATTTTTTATAGGGTTGAGGTCTTAAAATTTAATGTGTTAAAGGGTACAGGTATTTATAACATTGAGTTATTGATTGATTAAAAAAGGCCTGTCAAAAAGACACCACAAATACTACCAATAACCACAAGAAACAGGTTAACTTCATAAAGAGCAAGAATTACAGCAACAAGTCCCCCTGCCAGAGCAGATACAGGATTGCCGGTAGAAAAAAGTATCCCCGGGAAAATGAGTGAAGTTAATACTGCATAAGGAATAAACCTTAAAAATCTTTGCAGGAACGGGGGTAAATCAAGCTGATGAAAAAATAACATGGGGATTAGTCTCGGTAGATAGGTGACTACGGCCATACCGGTAACTATAAATAATAGATTATCATTCATTAGTGATTACCTCCTCCGGAAATAAGAAAGCCCCGGTAGCACTGACAACTACAGTTGTGATTATGATTTTCCATCCTGTGGATAAAACCCTGAAAGGTGACCAGTACAGGAAACTGTTTGTTACCAGGGCCATCAGGGATATTCCCAGGGCAGCACGGGATTTTTTTATATTGGGGATTAAAAGACCAATAAACATAGCATAGAGGGCAATTCCCATACTATTTTGTAGTGCTTCCGGAAGTCCCCTTCCCAGATAGACCCCGGCAAAACTACCTCCAACCCAGGCCAGGTATCCGAGGGTATTAACTCCGAGTATAAAGTAACTATTAAGTTTTTTTGTTGATACCATTGATAAAATCGAGAAACTCTCATCAGTAACCCCAAAAGAAATAATGGGAATCAGTTTACCAGAAATTTTTCTAATTATTTTCTGAGAGAGGGAAGCTGACATGAGAAAATGACGGAAATTAACAACAAATGTAGTAGAAATAATTTCCCAGCTGCCGAGCCCCAGGGCAATTAAATTTAAGGCGACAAACTGGCTGGCTCCGGCAAAAACCACAACAGACATCAAAACTGTAATATAGGCAGGTATTCCTGTATTTTCTGCCAGAATTCCATAGGTAATGGCTATCGGGATATATCCAAAGGCGACCGGTAAAGCTTTTTTCATTCCTGAGAGAAAATCATCCCGGCTTCTCATTGACTCCACTCCCTTTATAATGTATAATATATTAAACAATATAACAATATATTAAATATTATATAATATGGAAAAATTATATTCAAGAAGGTTTTTATGAAGCTTTCTGATGTACCAGTGAAAGATACTTACTGAAATATGGAGTGGAGTGGGGGTTTTTGCCTGTGAATGAGATAAATGCTAATATAGGAAAAAAACTCAGAAAATTAAGGATAGGAAAAGGTTATAGCCTTGGTGACCTTGAAGAGATTGCCGGGGTTAGTAAATCAATGCTGGGACAAATTGAGAGAGGGAAGACCAATCCCACTGTTAAAACCCTGTGGAAGGTAGCCAGAAGCCTCAATGTCCCTTTTTCATTTTTTATAGAAGAAGAGACATCACCAGTTAAAGTTTTTTCACCTTCTAAAGAAGTACTGGTATCTGGAAAAAAAGGCCGGTACAGGGTATATCCCCTGATGCCTTTAAACCGTACTAAAAATTTTGAGATATATCTAATGGAGATTGAACCAGGTTATAGTTATAAATCAGAACCTCACAGCCAGGGGGTCGAAGAGTTTGTTATGGTAAAAGAAGGTATTCTAAGATTAACTGTTAATAGTAAAGAATACAAAGCCAGAGAAGAAGAAATTATTCATTTTCCTGGAGACAGGGTCCATATTTATCATAATATATCTGAGACCCCCCTGAAGGCTTATGTACTGGTGTGTTACTGAACGGAATAATCTACACTCATATTTAAATAACTGTTAAACCCTGAATGAATTTATTATAAAAATTATTAAGAAAGGAGTTTCAAGATGAGTAAGTACTGGAGTAATACAATTAAGGATATTGAACCCTATGTACCCGGGGAACAGCCAAAGGATAAAACATATATAAAACTTAATACCAACGAAAACCCCTACCCTCCTTCCCCGCGGGTAATCAAGGCTATAAAGGAGAATACAAATAATAACTTAAGGCTTTATCCCGACCCCGGTTGTGATAACTTGAAGGAGGCAATTGCCAGTTATTATAATCTGGACAGGGATCAGGTGTTTGTAGGTAATGGTTCTGATGAAGTACTGGCCTTTTCGTTTATGGCTTTTTTTGACCGGGAAAGGCCCCTCCTGTTCCCGACTATTACCTACAGTTTTTACCCTGTTTACTGCAGGTTATTAAATATCGAGTACCGGCAGGTTCCATTACAGGATGATTTTACCCTCAATGTAGAGGAATTCTACCGTGAGAATCATGGTATTATTTTTCCCAATCCCAATGCTCCGACCGGTATCTATTTACCCTTATCGAAAGTTGAAAAAATAGTAGCATATAATATAGATAAAGTTGTTATTATTGATGAGGCCTATATAGATTTTGGAGGAAAATCAGCTGTTTCTTTAATTGATAAATACCCCAATCTGCTTATTGTTCAGACATTTTCTAAATCCAGGTCCCTGGCAGGGTTGAGAATAGGTTTTGCGATGGGAAATAAGAAGTTAATTGAAGGTTTAAACAGGGTTAAAAATTCTATTAACTCTTATACCCTTGATACCCTGGCCATGATTGCAGCCCGTGAAGCTATTAAAGATGATAAATATTTTGAGGAAACAAGATTAAAGATCATAAAAACCCGTGACAGGGTGGCAAAAAATTTAAGAAAAATAGGATTTAAGGTTCTTGACTCCAGGGCCAATTTTATTTTTATCAGTCACCAAAGTTACCCGGCCTGTGATCTATTTAATGAACTTAAGGATAAAGGAATTCTTGTTCGTTATTTTAATCAACCGGGGATCAGTAATTACTTGAGGGTCAGTGTGGGGACAGAAAGAGAAATGGATGTTTTTATAAAAACTATTGAAGAGATTATTTCAGGGTAATATCCCTTTTATGATGGCTAAAAACCTCTGTTTGGCGAATTATTATGTAGTTGATTCAAACATATATCTGGTTTACTTAGAAATATGTTAAATAATGAACTTTTTTGTAGGAATTAAGAAGGATTTTTTGTAAGGTTTAACGAATTAAGTAATGGAAAGATTATATTTACATACTAAAATAATATGGAGGTGTTTTTATGTCTGAAGGAACCAAAGAAGTTTCCAGTGCACCACTTATTTTAGGTATTATTGGGGGTGTGCTCGGAATTCCGGCTTCATTCTGTGCAGGGGCCTGTGCTGGTTTCATTACTGCTATGTCCAGCACCGCAGAAGAGGCTTCAGCTGTTGCTGACTTTTATATGTGGGTATGTTTAATTGGAGCAGTTTTAGGTCTTATTTTTGCAATCAGGTCTAAAAAGTCTCCGAAATCATCAGGGATTGTAATGATCATTGCCGCTGTTTTAACAGGGTTTACTGTTATTGCCGGTAATGGACTGGCTTTGATTGCAGGTATTTTATTCCTTATTGCCGGTATTCTTTCCATTAATGAGGCTAAAAAAGTAGCTGCTTAACATTTAAGTAAAAGTCAGGGTGACTGGAAAATGTTACCCTGATTTTTTAATAACTTATTTTTTTGTGTTTTTACTGTTACTTTTCTAAAGATATATAAGAGAATTTATAAACTATTATTCAACATTTTAAAAGGAGTATTGATAATGTTACCATATATAATACTTGGTAAACAAGTTTATATTCCAACTTACAATTTAATGTTCGGGATAGGTTTGATACTGGGGATATTAGTATTTGAATCGGGCCTAAAAAAAGTGGCACTTACCCGGGTAGAATATGAAAGGATGTATACTATTATACCTTTATCTATAGTCATCGCTTTTATAGGTGCTCTGTTTTTTGATTATTTGGTCCATGGTCACCTGGGTGGTTTTACATTTTATGGAGGGCTGGTCAGTGGTGCCATAGTTTTTCTGATCTTTTTAAGAATTTATAATTTAAATATATATAAGTTTTTAAATTTACTAATACCATCAGTTATAATCGGCCACGCCGTCGGGAGAATAGGCTGTTTTCTGGCGGGATGCTGTTATGGAAAACCGACTGATAGTTTATTGGGGGTAATATTTCCTGCAGGAAGCCTGTCTTCATTGAAGTACGGAATGGGTACCAGGGTTCACCCCACCCAGTTATATGAATCCGTATTTTTGTTTCTCCTGTTTATTGTTATCATTAAATTAGTACCATTCTACAAAAGGTTCGGTATTTACTTAACAGGATATGGACTCTTCAGGTTTTTAATTGAATTTTTGCGGGGTGATAACCGTGGGATTATATTTAACCAGGAGTTTTTTTCACCATCCCAGTTTATAAGTATTTTACTAATGTCGGCAGGTATTATTTATTTAAATAAGATTGTTTTACCTGAAGGTGATATAGATGAACTACATTCAGATAATCAAACAGGAACTTTATAAATATCGGGAACCTGAAAAAGCAGATTTCCTTCCCGGATTTTTTAAATGTTATCCTGGTGGGTATGGTGAGGGTGATCAGTTCATTGGAGTCAGGGTTCCCCATCAGAGGAAAGTTGCTAAAAAATATTATAAACAGATATCTTTAAAAGATGTAAGTAAACTTTTAAATGACCCGGTCCATGAATATCGATTGACCGGTTTATTTATTCTCATAAATAAATACCAGAAAGCAGATCAGAATAAAAAACAGGAGATAGTAGACCTCTATTTAAATCATCTTGATGGTGTTAATAACTGGGACCTGGTGGATTCATCTGCTGATAAAATACTTGGGGATTTTTTATTTAACAGGGATAAAAGTCTTTTATATAAACTGGCGAAGTCAGGTGAACTGTGGAAACAAAGAATAGCTATTATAGCAACAAAGTATTTTATTAAAAAAAATCAATATAGACACACATTGGAAATAGCTAAATTATTGTTAAACCATGACCATGATTTAATTCACAAAGCAGTGGGCTGGATGCTTCGTGAGGTTGGTAAAAGGAATCAGGCGATAGAAATAAATTTCCTTAAAAAACATTATAAAAAAATGCCGAGGACCATGCTAAGATATGCAATTGAAAAGTTTGAGCCCAAATTAAGGAAGAAGTTTCTGAACGGTCAGATCTGATTATAAAAAGAAAAGGGGTGATTATGAATGACAGAAGGAAAGAAGGAAAAACAACTGGATAGCAGGACTAAAAAAATG encodes:
- a CDS encoding prolipoprotein diacylglyceryl transferase, with product MLPYIILGKQVYIPTYNLMFGIGLILGILVFESGLKKVALTRVEYERMYTIIPLSIVIAFIGALFFDYLVHGHLGGFTFYGGLVSGAIVFLIFLRIYNLNIYKFLNLLIPSVIIGHAVGRIGCFLAGCCYGKPTDSLLGVIFPAGSLSSLKYGMGTRVHPTQLYESVFLFLLFIVIIKLVPFYKRFGIYLTGYGLFRFLIEFLRGDNRGIIFNQEFFSPSQFISILLMSAGIIYLNKIVLPEGDIDELHSDNQTGTL
- a CDS encoding AzlC family ABC transporter permease; its protein translation is MRSRDDFLSGMKKALPVAFGYIPIAITYGILAENTGIPAYITVLMSVVVFAGASQFVALNLIALGLGSWEIISTTFVVNFRHFLMSASLSQKIIRKISGKLIPIISFGVTDESFSILSMVSTKKLNSYFILGVNTLGYLAWVGGSFAGVYLGRGLPEALQNSMGIALYAMFIGLLIPNIKKSRAALGISLMALVTNSFLYWSPFRVLSTGWKIIITTVVVSATGAFLFPEEVITNE
- a CDS encoding DUF4064 domain-containing protein; this encodes MSEGTKEVSSAPLILGIIGGVLGIPASFCAGACAGFITAMSSTAEEASAVADFYMWVCLIGAVLGLIFAIRSKKSPKSSGIVMIIAAVLTGFTVIAGNGLALIAGILFLIAGILSINEAKKVAA
- a CDS encoding AzlD domain-containing protein, giving the protein MNDNLLFIVTGMAVVTYLPRLIPMLFFHQLDLPPFLQRFLRFIPYAVLTSLIFPGILFSTGNPVSALAGGLVAVILALYEVNLFLVVIGSICGVFLTGLF
- the hisC gene encoding histidinol-phosphate transaminase, with translation MSKYWSNTIKDIEPYVPGEQPKDKTYIKLNTNENPYPPSPRVIKAIKENTNNNLRLYPDPGCDNLKEAIASYYNLDRDQVFVGNGSDEVLAFSFMAFFDRERPLLFPTITYSFYPVYCRLLNIEYRQVPLQDDFTLNVEEFYRENHGIIFPNPNAPTGIYLPLSKVEKIVAYNIDKVVIIDEAYIDFGGKSAVSLIDKYPNLLIVQTFSKSRSLAGLRIGFAMGNKKLIEGLNRVKNSINSYTLDTLAMIAAREAIKDDKYFEETRLKIIKTRDRVAKNLRKIGFKVLDSRANFIFISHQSYPACDLFNELKDKGILVRYFNQPGISNYLRVSVGTEREMDVFIKTIEEIISG
- a CDS encoding DNA alkylation repair protein — encoded protein: MNYIQIIKQELYKYREPEKADFLPGFFKCYPGGYGEGDQFIGVRVPHQRKVAKKYYKQISLKDVSKLLNDPVHEYRLTGLFILINKYQKADQNKKQEIVDLYLNHLDGVNNWDLVDSSADKILGDFLFNRDKSLLYKLAKSGELWKQRIAIIATKYFIKKNQYRHTLEIAKLLLNHDHDLIHKAVGWMLREVGKRNQAIEINFLKKHYKKMPRTMLRYAIEKFEPKLRKKFLNGQI
- a CDS encoding helix-turn-helix domain-containing protein, which encodes MNEINANIGKKLRKLRIGKGYSLGDLEEIAGVSKSMLGQIERGKTNPTVKTLWKVARSLNVPFSFFIEEETSPVKVFSPSKEVLVSGKKGRYRVYPLMPLNRTKNFEIYLMEIEPGYSYKSEPHSQGVEEFVMVKEGILRLTVNSKEYKAREEEIIHFPGDRVHIYHNISETPLKAYVLVCY